In a single window of the Anaerocolumna cellulosilytica genome:
- a CDS encoding ABC transporter ATP-binding protein has translation MIPEKQTILSIQDLSISFLTSAGEVHVIRGMNLSLQKGKTLAIVGESGSGKSVTVKAIMGILSSNGKVTGGNIYFTHQQGKEEEVTEDLLKLSKKEIRKSINGKRIAMVFQDPMTSLNPTMTIGAQLMEGMRYHYKYKKPQAYEKALKLLALVGITAPEKRMKNYPHQLSGGMRQRVVIAIALACDPELLICDEPTTALDVTIQSKILELIKDIQKKTGISVIYITHDLGVVAKVADYVAVMYAGKVVEKGLTDEIFYDPRHPYTWGLLSAMPDIDCTDDKLYTIPGSPPNLLYKPVGDSFAPRNQYALTIDLKQEPPMFQITDTHYAATWLLHEKAPKLDMPTTLKQRITLMLKEEA, from the coding sequence ATGATACCTGAAAAGCAAACCATTTTATCCATACAGGACCTATCCATCTCCTTTTTAACTTCTGCCGGAGAAGTTCATGTCATCCGAGGCATGAATCTGTCTTTACAAAAGGGAAAAACCCTGGCTATTGTCGGAGAAAGCGGCAGTGGTAAATCCGTAACAGTAAAAGCGATTATGGGTATTCTAAGCAGCAACGGAAAAGTGACGGGAGGCAATATATATTTTACCCATCAACAGGGTAAGGAGGAGGAAGTAACCGAAGACTTATTAAAGCTTTCTAAAAAGGAAATTCGTAAGAGTATTAATGGGAAACGAATTGCCATGGTATTTCAAGATCCAATGACTTCCTTAAACCCTACCATGACCATTGGTGCCCAACTCATGGAGGGCATGAGATACCATTACAAATATAAGAAACCTCAGGCTTATGAAAAAGCTCTAAAATTGCTTGCCCTGGTAGGTATTACTGCTCCGGAGAAAAGAATGAAGAATTACCCCCATCAGTTGTCAGGCGGCATGCGGCAAAGAGTGGTAATCGCCATAGCCCTTGCCTGTGACCCTGAACTTTTAATCTGTGACGAACCCACCACCGCACTGGATGTCACCATTCAGTCCAAAATACTTGAGTTAATAAAAGACATCCAGAAAAAAACCGGAATCTCAGTAATTTACATAACACATGACTTAGGGGTAGTGGCAAAGGTGGCCGATTATGTGGCTGTAATGTACGCTGGAAAGGTCGTGGAGAAGGGGTTAACGGATGAAATATTTTATGATCCAAGACACCCTTACACCTGGGGTCTGTTATCTGCTATGCCGGATATAGATTGCACGGACGATAAACTTTATACCATACCCGGTAGTCCCCCAAATCTCCTTTATAAACCGGTGGGCGATTCCTTCGCTCCCAGAAACCAGTATGCCCTTACTATAGATTTAAAACAGGAACCGCCTATGTTTCAGATCACTGATACCCATTATGCCGCCACCTGGCTTTTACATGAGAAGGCACCAAAACTTGATATGCCAACCACATTAAAACAAAGAATTACTCTTATGTTAAAGGAGGAAGCCTAG
- a CDS encoding transposase, whose protein sequence is MFIVPLQGLYAILWETIWIGFYFPPLHSFRKVQNGELNRFDSPEKILAHAGLSPSTYHSGHFESSYSHKEKRTSKYLRYALFNVAKFVSHLDPTFSAYLNKKRSEDKRYITASKKLVRVIYQLEKLNQSYIKAAIFVMQFLIFNLVLKAFPKSFENTNCSLDL, encoded by the coding sequence GTGTTTATAGTCCCTCTCCAAGGACTGTATGCTATACTTTGGGAGACAATATGGATTGGTTTCTACTTCCCACCACTTCATAGTTTTAGAAAGGTGCAAAATGGTGAACTCAATAGATTTGATTCTCCTGAGAAGATACTGGCACATGCAGGATTATCGCCTTCTACATATCATTCAGGTCATTTCGAATCATCATATTCACATAAGGAAAAACGTACTTCAAAGTATCTCCGTTATGCTTTGTTCAATGTTGCAAAATTTGTTAGTCATTTAGATCCAACCTTCTCCGCCTATCTGAACAAGAAACGTTCCGAAGACAAGCGCTATATCACAGCTAGCAAAAAGCTTGTCAGAGTAATTTATCAGCTAGAAAAATTAAATCAATCCTACATCAAAGCTGCTATATTTGTCATGCAGTTTTTAATATTCAATCTTGTCTTAAAAGCCTTTCCTAAATCATTTGAAAATACTAATTGTAGCCTTGACTTATGA
- a CDS encoding peptidoglycan DD-metalloendopeptidase family protein translates to MKKHSLAEFFKSKSFYALLCVGALAIIAITMVGLNQSSDKNEGKNLVDLNEPIASDVADNSDNSQIDTKTDPNNTTSDTAANNEPGAGTAEVAQNPNGQNVYNEPVTDGSLLEFDIVDEQEAVAANEPEKTTQTAKNTPESTEETASVPEDSQEVMSPDSLYFDDEEDLTWPVMGNILMNYSDDKVVYHETLAQFKVNPAILIDAEVGTEVLSAATGVVKSITTTDETGLTVTVDIGSGYSLVYGQLMDDIKFEVGDMINEGQTIGTVAEPTMYYTVEGSNLFFQVLKDDTTLNPMLYLE, encoded by the coding sequence ATGAAGAAACATAGCTTAGCTGAATTTTTCAAAAGCAAGAGCTTTTATGCGTTATTATGTGTCGGTGCACTGGCTATCATTGCAATAACAATGGTTGGCTTAAATCAATCATCTGATAAGAATGAAGGCAAAAATTTGGTGGACTTAAATGAACCAATTGCATCAGATGTGGCTGATAACTCTGACAACAGCCAGATTGATACGAAAACTGACCCAAATAACACGACTTCAGACACTGCTGCTAATAATGAACCCGGCGCAGGAACGGCTGAAGTGGCACAAAATCCAAACGGTCAAAATGTTTATAATGAGCCGGTTACGGATGGAAGCCTTTTAGAATTTGATATTGTAGATGAACAGGAAGCAGTTGCTGCTAATGAACCAGAAAAAACAACTCAAACAGCAAAAAACACTCCTGAGAGTACAGAAGAGACAGCTTCTGTACCAGAAGATTCACAAGAGGTTATGAGCCCCGATTCCTTGTATTTTGATGATGAAGAGGACCTGACTTGGCCTGTAATGGGCAATATTCTAATGAATTACAGTGATGATAAAGTGGTTTATCATGAAACACTGGCACAATTTAAGGTTAATCCTGCAATTCTTATTGATGCAGAGGTAGGCACAGAAGTGTTAAGTGCAGCAACCGGAGTTGTTAAATCTATTACAACTACGGATGAAACAGGCCTTACTGTTACTGTTGATATCGGTAGTGGCTATAGTCTGGTATACGGACAGTTAATGGACGATATCAAATTTGAAGTAGGCGATATGATTAACGAAGGACAGACAATTGGTACAGTTGCAGAACCTACTATGTATTATACGGTGGAAGGCAGCAATCTATTTTTTCAAGTATTAAAAGATGATACGACCCTAAATCCTATGTTGTATTTAGAGTAA
- a CDS encoding siderophore ABC transporter substrate-binding protein — MRKFFIPKLTVFIAVFGLMLTGCSNSSKNTATTPTPTSTPAATSEPTNEPVEVATVEITDIHGTVTVPVNPKNVVALDNRTFETLADWGIELAAVPKGVMPGDSSYVSDASVQDIGNHSEPNLEIIAAVDPELVIVGQRFASYYEDIKALVPNAAVIDLNFDVSAESGTPGDNLVNGLKNSTIALGQIFDKNEEALQLVADFEKSIEDAKSAYNGTDTVISVVVSGGEIGFSAPHSGRVWGPMYEIFGWGSALEVDGSTSDHQGDDISVEAIAQSNPDWIFVLDRDAAISSINDAVPAMDVINNSPALQNTTAVTKGQIVYAPNDTYTNESIQTYVELFENLASTLAQ, encoded by the coding sequence ATGAGAAAATTCTTTATACCCAAATTAACTGTTTTTATTGCTGTCTTTGGTTTAATGTTGACGGGCTGTAGTAATTCAAGTAAGAATACTGCCACCACACCCACACCTACTTCTACACCTGCTGCAACGAGTGAACCTACAAATGAGCCTGTTGAAGTCGCAACAGTAGAAATTACAGATATTCACGGAACTGTTACTGTTCCTGTAAATCCCAAAAATGTAGTGGCTTTGGACAATAGAACTTTTGAAACTTTAGCTGATTGGGGGATTGAATTAGCAGCGGTTCCTAAGGGGGTAATGCCTGGGGATTCATCCTATGTAAGTGATGCTTCCGTTCAAGATATCGGAAACCATAGTGAACCAAATCTTGAAATTATAGCAGCTGTAGACCCTGAACTTGTAATTGTCGGGCAGAGGTTTGCCAGTTATTATGAAGATATAAAAGCATTAGTGCCGAATGCGGCCGTTATTGACCTTAATTTTGATGTTTCTGCGGAATCTGGCACACCAGGTGATAACTTAGTAAATGGACTTAAGAATTCAACAATTGCATTAGGACAAATTTTTGATAAAAATGAAGAAGCGCTGCAATTAGTGGCCGATTTTGAAAAATCTATCGAAGATGCTAAATCTGCATATAATGGAACAGATACCGTTATTAGTGTTGTGGTTTCTGGTGGAGAGATTGGTTTTTCAGCGCCTCATTCCGGACGTGTTTGGGGTCCTATGTATGAGATTTTTGGATGGGGCTCTGCACTAGAAGTTGATGGCTCCACTTCAGACCATCAAGGTGATGATATTTCTGTTGAAGCAATTGCACAAAGTAATCCGGATTGGATTTTTGTACTGGATCGTGATGCCGCCATATCCTCTATAAACGATGCAGTTCCTGCTATGGATGTTATCAACAACTCACCTGCTCTTCAAAACACCACCGCTGTTACGAAGGGACAGATTGTTTATGCACCAAACGATACCTACACAAATGAATCTATACAAACATATGTAGAGTTATTTGAAAATCTTGCAAGTACTTTGGCTCAGTAG
- a CDS encoding peptide ABC transporter substrate-binding protein, producing the protein MKKLRTLSLLLFTLLFILSLTGCGTGSSKKVKDTSADTPKTDGTVRTEPDTAGGNILNVHFDVEIASMDPQIATDGTSFETIAAITEGLYSIDASGSPILAMAESVDKSKDGLTYTFTLRDAKWSDGTPVTSHDFVFAWRRLVDPVVASEYSFIMGIAGVTNAAAIISGEKTTEELGVSAPNDKTLVVTLEVPVPFFESLLAFPSFLPVNEAFFKAAGDSFGTSPSTILSNGPFIITSYEPAATTITLTKNPAYWDVQNVALDGIRYQVIKDSQQAMLSYQNGDLDVATLSGEQVEQFAADPEFHNIMAGYLWYISPNQTIKGLENVNLRKALALAYDKGAIVNNILKDGSIVADFAVPTLLATGPDGKDFRETASTYLAADKATALSYWETAKAELNVSQLKYTMLVEDTESTMNVAQFIQSEIQTTLPGLTIELQTMPKKNRVERMQQGDFELGLTRWGPDYADPMTYLDMWTTKSPNNYGFWSNKEYDSIIESAKKGALALDTTARWAALKDAERLVMEDAVILPVYQKGDAVMIKNGIEGIEFHSVGINRIYKNAKK; encoded by the coding sequence GTGAAAAAATTAAGAACCCTGTCACTATTGTTGTTTACCTTATTATTTATACTAAGCCTTACCGGATGCGGCACCGGGTCTAGTAAAAAGGTGAAAGACACCTCTGCTGATACGCCGAAAACAGACGGTACTGTTCGTACGGAACCTGACACAGCAGGAGGAAATATCCTTAATGTTCATTTTGACGTAGAAATAGCCTCTATGGATCCTCAGATAGCGACTGACGGCACATCCTTTGAAACCATAGCTGCCATTACAGAAGGCCTCTATTCCATAGATGCTTCCGGCTCACCCATACTAGCAATGGCTGAGTCTGTTGACAAAAGCAAAGATGGTTTAACCTACACATTTACTCTAAGAGATGCCAAATGGTCTGACGGCACTCCGGTAACCTCCCATGACTTTGTATTTGCATGGAGGCGCCTGGTAGATCCGGTGGTTGCCAGTGAATATTCCTTTATTATGGGGATAGCCGGTGTAACCAATGCAGCCGCTATTATTTCCGGCGAAAAAACTACAGAGGAACTTGGTGTAAGTGCACCAAATGATAAAACACTGGTAGTTACTTTAGAAGTTCCTGTACCGTTCTTTGAATCTTTACTAGCATTCCCTTCCTTCCTGCCGGTAAATGAGGCCTTCTTTAAAGCCGCAGGTGATTCCTTCGGTACCTCACCCAGCACCATTTTAAGTAACGGACCTTTTATTATAACTTCCTACGAACCTGCCGCAACTACAATTACCCTGACAAAGAATCCTGCTTATTGGGATGTTCAGAACGTGGCCTTAGATGGAATCCGCTATCAAGTAATTAAGGATTCGCAGCAAGCAATGCTCTCTTATCAAAATGGTGATTTGGATGTGGCAACCTTATCGGGTGAGCAAGTGGAACAATTTGCGGCTGACCCGGAATTCCATAACATAATGGCTGGTTATCTATGGTATATCTCTCCGAACCAAACCATCAAAGGACTTGAAAATGTCAATCTTAGAAAAGCTCTGGCACTGGCTTATGACAAAGGGGCAATTGTAAATAACATCTTAAAAGATGGTTCTATTGTAGCAGATTTTGCAGTACCAACTCTTCTTGCCACCGGACCCGACGGCAAGGATTTCCGTGAAACTGCATCGACTTATCTGGCAGCAGACAAGGCGACGGCGCTTAGTTACTGGGAGACGGCAAAAGCTGAACTGAATGTTAGCCAGTTAAAATATACTATGCTTGTTGAAGATACGGAATCTACCATGAACGTGGCACAATTTATCCAGTCAGAGATACAGACTACCCTGCCTGGCTTAACCATTGAACTTCAGACAATGCCAAAGAAAAACAGAGTGGAACGGATGCAGCAAGGCGATTTTGAGCTTGGTCTCACCCGTTGGGGTCCAGACTATGCAGATCCCATGACTTATCTGGATATGTGGACCACGAAAAGCCCTAACAATTATGGTTTCTGGTCAAATAAAGAATATGATTCTATTATTGAATCTGCCAAAAAGGGAGCTTTGGCACTGGATACTACAGCCCGATGGGCAGCTCTAAAAGACGCAGAACGCCTGGTTATGGAGGATGCTGTTATCTTACCGGTTTATCAAAAAGGTGATGCTGTTATGATTAAAAACGGTATAGAAGGAATTGAATTCCATTCGGTAGGTATTAACCGCATCTATAAAAATGCAAAAAAATAA
- a CDS encoding glycerophosphodiester phosphodiesterase — MAEIKKRKKIYINSIKLIFQNILSLTVGQGMLLFLFVFVLTPIISKIYHLALKVTGFSYVTIDNIGRFLLNPISIIMLALLFIVIGLFLLLEIFYLIIFFSMLENNKKFSLLQVFKYALYKLVFCIRKGNLKLLPAAFITMAVFNLPLFIFVLNRIRLFRFFTDEIPDKLLLLLIGAITIILIGIFLFRKLFVFHYYMVEDEAYKDAIGYSKRLKENKTLPTFLYFLGWNLILVGIEIILYLFTMAVTGFFVSGIFDRTLAIATFISINDSINQYLMLIIFFISTIGNFALYTHLFYHYKLAANVKGILKDIPNIIIFTEKEGNAKSYKKILKTTLLLLIVINFYFFFNIVRNGSPLDYMNLDMIRVTSHRGFSYSVPENTLPAIEKAIEEQADYVEVDVRVTKDGELILLHDNNLKRTTGLNKKVWDINYAEIALLDAGSWMNQSFIGTKIPTLREVFESSKGKVLLNLDLKYRNASEGLEEKVVALIEEYEMEWQCVISSTSLTCIENIKKLNPNIRTGYITYQLYSGLSRKESIDFFSMKSNLVSKSVVREIHKNGKELHVWTVNAKTELERLKRLGVDNIITDNPAFAKEVLYQAGSDQYLLTLLKIIME; from the coding sequence ATGGCTGAAATAAAAAAGAGAAAAAAAATCTATATTAACTCAATTAAGTTAATATTTCAAAATATTTTGTCCCTGACAGTCGGACAGGGCATGCTGCTTTTCTTATTTGTATTTGTATTAACTCCGATTATATCTAAAATATATCATTTGGCTTTAAAGGTAACCGGCTTTAGTTATGTTACCATTGATAATATAGGTCGCTTTTTGTTAAACCCCATATCTATAATAATGCTCGCCCTTTTATTTATAGTGATTGGGCTATTTTTACTCTTGGAAATATTTTATCTTATTATATTTTTCTCCATGCTTGAAAATAATAAAAAATTTAGTTTATTGCAGGTGTTTAAGTATGCCTTGTATAAACTGGTATTTTGTATCAGAAAAGGGAATTTAAAGCTATTACCTGCTGCCTTTATAACTATGGCCGTTTTTAATCTGCCGCTTTTTATTTTTGTACTTAATCGTATCAGGCTGTTTCGTTTTTTTACAGATGAAATTCCTGATAAACTATTGCTGTTGTTAATTGGTGCTATAACAATCATACTTATTGGTATATTCCTGTTTCGTAAATTGTTTGTGTTTCATTATTATATGGTTGAGGATGAAGCTTATAAAGATGCGATAGGTTACAGTAAAAGGTTAAAAGAGAATAAAACCCTGCCAACATTTTTGTATTTTCTTGGCTGGAATCTGATTCTTGTTGGAATCGAAATTATCCTCTATCTTTTTACCATGGCAGTCACCGGCTTTTTTGTATCCGGTATTTTTGACAGGACACTGGCTATTGCTACTTTTATATCCATAAATGATAGTATAAATCAGTATCTGATGCTAATTATATTTTTTATAAGTACCATTGGTAACTTTGCTTTGTATACCCATTTGTTTTATCATTATAAGCTTGCCGCCAATGTAAAAGGCATACTTAAAGATATACCGAATATAATTATATTTACAGAGAAAGAAGGAAACGCAAAGTCCTACAAAAAAATATTAAAAACTACCCTGCTTCTATTAATCGTTATAAATTTTTATTTTTTCTTTAATATCGTACGAAACGGCTCACCTCTCGATTATATGAATTTGGATATGATACGGGTTACCTCCCACCGGGGTTTTTCTTACTCCGTACCTGAAAATACACTTCCTGCTATTGAAAAAGCCATTGAAGAGCAGGCTGATTATGTGGAGGTAGATGTCAGGGTGACAAAGGATGGGGAACTTATACTGCTCCATGACAACAACTTAAAACGAACCACAGGATTGAATAAAAAAGTATGGGACATTAATTATGCTGAAATTGCATTATTGGATGCAGGGAGTTGGATGAACCAAAGCTTTATCGGAACAAAAATACCCACCTTAAGGGAAGTATTTGAAAGCAGTAAAGGTAAAGTATTATTAAATCTGGATTTAAAATACCGCAATGCCAGTGAAGGTCTTGAAGAAAAAGTAGTCGCCTTAATTGAGGAGTATGAGATGGAATGGCAATGTGTGATATCTTCAACCAGTCTTACCTGTATTGAAAATATTAAAAAATTAAATCCTAATATCAGAACAGGATATATAACTTATCAACTTTATTCCGGTTTAAGCAGAAAAGAATCCATTGATTTTTTTAGTATGAAGTCAAATCTGGTATCCAAAAGTGTTGTACGTGAGATACATAAAAATGGTAAGGAACTTCATGTATGGACAGTCAATGCAAAAACAGAGCTGGAACGCCTTAAAAGGCTGGGAGTGGATAATATAATTACTGATAATCCTGCTTTTGCCAAGGAAGTTCTATATCAGGCGGGTTCAGACCAGTATCTCCTGACTTTGCTTAAAATAATAATGGAATAA
- a CDS encoding ABC transporter permease — protein MNRTEYSFSPEDFEFVPKDNLLPPEEIYNTQSYFKDIRKRFTANKGAVAGGISILLILLLAIIGPMLSGHTYYSQNITHQNLAPRIKLLEGIGIFDGSETITTSTGTIEQNKYISEDTSITTGLEEVYYWFGTDVLGRDIFTRTWEGTRISLYIAFVAVMVDMCFGMIYGLISGYFGGRTDMIMQRFAEILNGIPTLVIVTLLILVFQPGLLTITIALAITGWIGMSRIARAQVLKLKEQEFILASKTLGAKDFFIIFKEILPNIFGQLIVMSMFSIPNAIFTEAFLAFIGLGVPQPLASLGSLISDAFKSFTTHPYMIVFPVIVLGIIMLSFNLMADGLRDAFDPKMKEI, from the coding sequence ATGAATAGGACAGAATATTCTTTTTCACCCGAGGATTTTGAATTTGTACCAAAAGATAATCTTTTACCACCTGAAGAGATTTATAATACCCAGTCTTACTTTAAGGATATTCGAAAGCGTTTTACAGCTAATAAAGGTGCTGTAGCAGGTGGTATCTCGATTCTCTTAATCCTTCTGCTGGCAATTATCGGACCAATGCTAAGCGGTCACACCTATTATTCACAAAATATTACTCACCAGAATCTAGCCCCAAGAATAAAGCTTCTAGAGGGTATTGGTATCTTTGATGGTTCAGAAACAATTACCACTTCAACCGGAACCATAGAACAGAACAAATATATATCAGAAGACACCTCCATTACCACCGGACTTGAAGAGGTCTATTACTGGTTCGGTACGGATGTCCTTGGAAGAGATATCTTTACAAGAACTTGGGAAGGCACCAGAATCTCCCTCTATATTGCTTTCGTGGCAGTTATGGTAGATATGTGTTTTGGTATGATATATGGCTTAATCTCCGGGTATTTTGGGGGACGAACCGATATGATAATGCAGAGATTTGCAGAAATTCTAAATGGCATACCTACTTTAGTCATTGTTACCCTGCTGATTCTGGTTTTTCAGCCTGGTTTATTAACTATAACCATAGCTCTTGCCATCACCGGTTGGATAGGTATGAGCAGAATTGCCAGAGCACAGGTGTTAAAGCTAAAGGAACAGGAATTCATACTGGCTTCCAAAACCCTTGGTGCTAAGGATTTCTTTATTATATTCAAGGAGATCCTTCCTAATATATTTGGACAATTAATCGTAATGTCCATGTTCTCTATACCAAATGCTATATTTACGGAAGCATTCTTAGCCTTTATCGGTCTTGGTGTACCACAGCCCTTGGCTTCCCTTGGCTCTTTAATCAGTGATGCCTTTAAGTCCTTTACCACCCATCCCTATATGATCGTCTTCCCGGTCATTGTACTTGGCATTATCATGTTAAGCTTTAACCTAATGGCAGACGGCTTAAGGGATGCTTTTGATCCAAAAATGAAAGAAATATAA
- a CDS encoding ABC transporter permease produces MKKYILKRIIISVVTLLVILFVLFLMLEFMPGSPFNDEKLTEAQKAVLNAKYGLDKPIMVRFFHYIKSMLMGDFGVSYTISKNTPITALLETRLPISLRIGGQAILIGTLIGLMLGMIAALKHNTIYDTLTTVISVLGVSLPSYVFAMTLIYSLGFRLKWFPLLYQADSPLKSSILPTISLCMFTIATVARFTRTEMLEVLGSDYMLLAESKGLNSFSLIFRHALRNALIPIVTVLAPLVVGLMTGSLVIEKLFSIPGIGSLLVSAIQSNDYNVVIALTFIYSVMYIGIMLFVDILYGMIDPRIRLAKEAVNE; encoded by the coding sequence TTGAAAAAATATATACTAAAGCGCATTATAATCTCAGTTGTTACTCTACTTGTTATTTTGTTTGTCTTATTTTTAATGCTGGAATTCATGCCCGGTTCTCCCTTTAACGATGAAAAATTAACTGAGGCACAAAAAGCAGTTCTTAATGCAAAGTATGGGTTAGATAAACCAATAATGGTACGGTTTTTTCATTATATCAAATCTATGTTAATGGGGGACTTTGGTGTATCTTATACCATATCTAAGAATACGCCTATTACAGCCTTGTTAGAAACTAGATTACCTATATCTCTGCGTATTGGCGGTCAGGCAATATTAATTGGTACCCTAATCGGTCTGATGTTAGGTATGATTGCTGCTCTTAAACATAATACCATCTATGACACCCTGACCACGGTTATATCTGTTCTTGGCGTCAGCCTGCCTTCCTATGTATTTGCTATGACTTTAATTTATTCCCTGGGGTTTCGTTTAAAATGGTTTCCTCTTCTTTATCAAGCCGATTCTCCATTAAAATCCTCAATTCTTCCAACTATTTCCCTCTGTATGTTTACCATTGCCACCGTTGCCCGCTTTACCAGAACTGAAATGCTTGAAGTCTTAGGCTCTGACTATATGTTGTTGGCAGAAAGCAAAGGGCTTAACAGTTTCTCCCTTATCTTCCGCCATGCCTTAAGAAATGCTCTCATACCAATTGTTACCGTTCTGGCTCCTTTAGTGGTAGGCTTAATGACCGGAAGCCTGGTAATTGAAAAGCTATTTTCTATTCCCGGAATTGGCAGCCTTTTAGTCTCTGCCATACAATCCAATGATTACAACGTAGTAATTGCTCTTACCTTTATCTATAGTGTAATGTACATTGGCATTATGCTATTTGTGGATATTCTTTATGGAATGATAGACCCCAGAATACGTTTAGCAAAGGAGGCCGTCAATGAATAG
- a CDS encoding metal-dependent transcriptional regulator → MQIKESAEDYLETILRLQEQTGHVRSVDIAHKLGYTKASVSIAMKKLREHGYIHIDENGTITLNKTGQDIAIKIYDRHQTLTSLLIAAGVSKETAAKDACKIEHVISTESYLCIKNYFNSKIV, encoded by the coding sequence ATGCAGATTAAAGAATCCGCTGAAGACTATTTAGAAACTATTCTAAGATTACAAGAGCAAACCGGACATGTCCGTTCTGTAGATATTGCCCACAAGTTAGGCTACACTAAGGCAAGTGTCAGCATAGCCATGAAAAAACTACGCGAACATGGCTATATACACATAGACGAAAACGGAACTATTACTCTTAATAAAACCGGTCAGGATATTGCTATAAAAATTTATGACCGCCATCAGACCCTTACCAGCCTGTTAATTGCTGCTGGTGTAAGTAAAGAAACTGCTGCAAAAGATGCCTGCAAAATTGAGCATGTTATCAGTACCGAAAGCTATCTGTGTATCAAAAACTATTTTAATAGTAAGATAGTCTAA
- a CDS encoding ABC transporter ATP-binding protein — translation MKQSEPLLIVKELKQYFRITRRFRVKAVDGVSFTINPGETYGLVGESGSGKSTIGRSIIRLYEPTSGEILFHGQNISGRLTKAENYTLRTKMQMIFQDPMACLNPRKKVLDIIAQGLDIHHLYHSEAERREKVYKMLHMVGLSPDHANRYPHQFSGGQRQRIGIARALIMEPDLIIADEAISALDVSIQAQVINLMKEIQNKTNIAYLFIAHDLSMVKYISDRIGVLHLGHLVETGTKEEIFSNPIHPYTQSLLSAIPLANPRLEKRRTSLTYDYEASGIDYTKGTMHQLEGKHFVLATADELKTWTASPLRRNA, via the coding sequence ATGAAGCAAAGTGAACCACTGCTTATTGTTAAGGAGCTAAAGCAATATTTTAGGATTACCCGGAGATTTCGTGTAAAAGCAGTTGACGGTGTATCCTTTACCATCAATCCCGGGGAGACCTATGGCCTTGTGGGAGAGTCCGGCAGCGGTAAATCCACCATCGGGCGCTCTATCATAAGACTCTATGAACCCACCTCCGGAGAAATCCTCTTTCATGGGCAGAATATCTCCGGCAGGCTTACTAAGGCGGAAAATTACACGCTGCGTACCAAAATGCAGATGATATTTCAAGACCCCATGGCCTGCTTAAATCCCCGAAAAAAAGTACTGGATATTATAGCTCAGGGGCTTGATATACATCATCTGTACCATTCAGAAGCTGAACGGAGAGAAAAAGTATATAAAATGCTTCATATGGTGGGTCTGTCCCCAGACCATGCCAACCGATATCCTCATCAATTTTCTGGAGGACAGCGGCAGCGCATAGGAATTGCTCGTGCTCTGATTATGGAACCGGATTTAATTATAGCAGATGAAGCCATCAGTGCTTTGGACGTGTCCATTCAGGCACAGGTAATTAACCTTATGAAGGAAATCCAGAATAAAACCAACATTGCTTACCTCTTTATTGCTCATGATTTATCCATGGTCAAATACATATCTGATCGGATTGGGGTGCTGCATTTGGGTCACCTAGTTGAGACAGGAACAAAGGAAGAGATTTTTTCTAATCCCATACATCCTTATACCCAATCACTCTTATCGGCTATCCCTCTGGCTAATCCAAGACTGGAAAAGCGACGCACCTCCCTAACTTATGATTATGAAGCCTCGGGAATAGATTACACCAAAGGAACCATGCACCAACTTGAAGGGAAGCATTTTGTATTAGCTACCGCTGACGAGTTAAAAACCTGGACGGCATCTCCCCTGCGTCGAAATGCTTAA